A genomic window from Lycium barbarum isolate Lr01 chromosome 4, ASM1917538v2, whole genome shotgun sequence includes:
- the LOC132638412 gene encoding uncharacterized protein LOC132638412 produces MDKSWILKPRTTLEYKKGLQIFLDFAFSNVSSDNRIKCPCSSCGFRLYQTRADVFDHLLFNPFSTSYTVWLLHGEKDVGETSTTRHESQHIDARDNPMQDMVNDVFNFYGQPANQEHVTSHGPVTEGENDMLPLPDGPNDKAKEFYELMRDGEQKLYQGCVKYSKLSFLVRLYHIKCMCGMSDKAMTMIIELLHDAFENAKIPKSFYEAKKTIKKLGLSYKKIHACPNNCMLYRGEDKERQECKRCGISRWKVNAKKKISSDLEANKKKTLQPAKVLRYFPLIPRLQRLLMSSKTSTDMRWHSVDCHKDGLLRHPRDAEAWKSFDFTFPEFSQDPRNVRLALASDGFNPFGHMSANHSIWPLVLIPYNTSPWVCMKQSNFILSMIIPGKRMPGNDIDVYLQPLIDELKELWDGVQTFDALSTETFKMRAALMWTISDFPGYGILSGWSTYGKFACPTCNIDTIPCRLQHSIKWCFMGHHRFLNASHKFRLAKVQFDGTVDKRNPLVQLSGSDILRQVENLHVSFGKTPIIEVNGKKRRRGKQNIQSDYPQWKKKVYSLNFRIGSLTHCVTILM; encoded by the coding sequence ATGGATAAGAGTTGGATACTGAAGCCTCGTACTACACTTGAATATAAGAAAGGGCTACAAATATTTTTAGACTTTGCATTTTCTAATGTGTCATCTGATAATAGGATTAAGTGTCCTTGTTCTAGTTGTGGGTTTAGACTATATCAGACAAGAGCAGATGTGTTCGATCATCTATTGTTCAACCCTTTTTCGACAAGTTACACTGTTTGGTTATTACATGGTGAGAAGGATGTAGGAGAAACTTCAACCACTAGACATGAAAGTCAACATATTGACGCTCGTGATAATCCAATGCAAGACATGGTTAATGATGTTTTCAATTTCTATGGACAACCTGCAAACCAAGAACATGTCACATCGCATGGACCAGTAACCGAAGGCGAAAATGACATGTTGCCTTTACCTGATGGTCCAAATGATAAAGCTAAAGAGTTTTATGAGTTAATGAGGGATGGGGAACAAAAACTTTATCAAGGGTGTGTGAAGTACTCAAAGTTGTCTTTTCTAGTGAGACTTTATCACATTAAGTGCATGTGTGGGATGAGTGATAAGgccatgacgatgataatagAGTTGTTGCATGATGCCTTTGAGAATGCAAAGATCCCCAAGTCATTCTATGAGGCCAAGAAAACTATTAAAAAACTTGGTCTTAGTTATAAGAAAATACATGCATGTCCAAATAATTGCATGTTATATCGGGGAGAAGATAAAGAAAGACAAGAATGCAAGCGATGTGGCATATCTAGATGGAAGGTTAATGCTAAGAAAAAAATTTCCAGTGATCTTGAAGCAAATAAAAAGAAGACACTGCAACCTGCAAAAGTTCTTCGTTATTTTCCTCTAATTCCACGACTGCAAAGGTTGTTAATGTCTAGTAAGACGTCTACTGATATGAGATGGCATAGTGTTGATTGCCATAAGGATGGTTTATTGAGGCATCCAAGAGATGCTGAAGCATGGAAAAGTTTTGACTTCACATTTCCTGAATTTTCTCAAGATCCACGTAATGTCCGTCTTGCCTTAGCGAGTGATGGGTTCAATCCTTTTGGACATATGAGCGCTAATCATAGCATTTGGCCACTGGTTCTCATTCCATACAACACCTCTCCCTGGGTATGCATGAAACAGTCTAACTTCATTCTCTCAATGATAATTCCAGGTAAGAGAATGCCAGGGAATGATATTGATGTTTACTTACAACCTTTGAttgatgaattgaaggagttgtGGGATGGTGTTCAGACCTTTGATGCTTTGTCAACTGAAACTTTCAAAATGAGAGCAGCATTGATGTGGACAATTAGTGATTTTCCAGGATATGGTATTTTGTCTGGGTGGAGCACGTATGGTAAGTTTGCTTGTCCCACGTGTAATATCGATACCATACCCTGTCGACTTCAACATAGTATAAAATGGTGCTTTATGGGCCATCATCGGTTTCTAAATGCTAGTCACAAGTTTAGATTGGCCAAGGTCCAATTTGATGGTACGGTTGACAAACGAAATCCGCTTGTACAGTTATCAGGCTCAGACATTTTAAGACAAGTTGAGAATCTGCATGTTTCCTTTGGAAAAACACCAATAATTGAAGTTAATGGGAAAAAAAGAAGACGTGGGAAACAGAATATCCAAAGTGATTATCCACAGtggaaaaaaaaagtatattCTTTGAACTTCCGTATTGGGAGTTTAACTCATTGCGTCACAATCTTAATGTAA
- the LOC132638411 gene encoding uncharacterized protein LOC132638411 isoform X2: MLQDVPVELILTSGHGFFNTTRIRKHRRRASRMLKIDGSKLTHTNGSKSLPRRKVEEERKRGRPMSRGELWPLTHKRKDSTYMNEAAKLISEQIERIESQDGVSKKISEFDSLTQVLGKEHAGRVRGVGYGPTPTQVFGQTSYQFNGVYSTQANRDHEMEELKLKMQELQSVVESERSRRRALENFLTRYIVQQGMELPAELADMGSAAAASNRPRPSSSSKC, translated from the exons ATGTTGCAAGACGTCCCAGTGGAATTGATCTTGACCAGTGGACATGGTTTCTTCAATACCACAAGGATAAGAAAACACAG AAGACGTGCAAGCAGAATGCTGAAAATCGACGGAAGCAAACTTACACACACTAATGGTTCAAAAAGCTTACCTAGGAGAAAGGTTGAAGAG GAGCGTAAACGTGGGAGACCAATGAGTAGAGGAGAGTTGTGGCCCTTGACTCACAAACGGAAAGACTCGACATATATGAATGAAGCAGCCAAACTTATTAGT GAGCAAATAGAGAGGATTGAAAGTCAGGATGGCGTGTCAAAGAAAATTTCAGAATTTGATTCACTTACACAAGTGTTAGGAAAGGAACACGCTGGTCGGGTTCGAGGAGTGGGTTATGGGCCGACACCTACTCAAGTGTTTGGCCAAACATCCTATCAATTTAATGGTGTATATTCAACACAAGCTAATCGAGATCATGAAATGgaggagttgaagttgaagatgcAAGAGCTTCAATCAGTGGTGGAAAGTGAGAGATCTAGAAGGCGAGCTCTTGAGAACTTTCTAACAAGATACATAGTCCAACAAGGAATGGAATTGCCGGCTGAGTTGGCTGATATGGGTAGTGCTGCGGCG GCTTCAAACAGGCCAAGACCATCTTCCTCATCCAAATGTTGA
- the LOC132638411 gene encoding uncharacterized protein LOC132638411 isoform X1 — MLQDVPVELILTSGHGFFNTTRIRKHRRRASRMLKIDGSKLTHTNGSKSLPRRKVEEERKRGRPMSRGELWPLTHKRKDSTYMNEAAKLISEQIERIESQDGVSKKISEFDSLTQVLGKEHAGRVRGVGYGPTPTQVFGQTSYQFNGVYSTQANRDHEMEELKLKMQELQSVVESERSRRRALENFLTRYIVQQGMELPAELADMGSAAAVCFTFSLCLYLTLCL, encoded by the exons ATGTTGCAAGACGTCCCAGTGGAATTGATCTTGACCAGTGGACATGGTTTCTTCAATACCACAAGGATAAGAAAACACAG AAGACGTGCAAGCAGAATGCTGAAAATCGACGGAAGCAAACTTACACACACTAATGGTTCAAAAAGCTTACCTAGGAGAAAGGTTGAAGAG GAGCGTAAACGTGGGAGACCAATGAGTAGAGGAGAGTTGTGGCCCTTGACTCACAAACGGAAAGACTCGACATATATGAATGAAGCAGCCAAACTTATTAGT GAGCAAATAGAGAGGATTGAAAGTCAGGATGGCGTGTCAAAGAAAATTTCAGAATTTGATTCACTTACACAAGTGTTAGGAAAGGAACACGCTGGTCGGGTTCGAGGAGTGGGTTATGGGCCGACACCTACTCAAGTGTTTGGCCAAACATCCTATCAATTTAATGGTGTATATTCAACACAAGCTAATCGAGATCATGAAATGgaggagttgaagttgaagatgcAAGAGCTTCAATCAGTGGTGGAAAGTGAGAGATCTAGAAGGCGAGCTCTTGAGAACTTTCTAACAAGATACATAGTCCAACAAGGAATGGAATTGCCGGCTGAGTTGGCTGATATGGGTAGTGCTGCGGCGGTATGTTTTACCTTCTCTCTCTGTCTCTATCTCACTCTCTGTCTATGA
- the LOC132637460 gene encoding uncharacterized protein LOC132637460 encodes MMERVTYVRVLIENDITKELPEKVTVPDPKGNYFTQRVQYDWKPIYCNSCLQVGHNCQKNRKQPDNANRAKPTIPYKPQKRWKATGMENTNIEIIEQAPTEQEGINKGKEIGQGSTGQEESVIPDEQWLSVRKKDASKGTTPKNAIISVQSPNGFNNLNEEGGALMTHQSPHRQAKGQSRRGREGNKVNLIAITEHRVQQRVAIQLIKKIARRWSWCAKYNSTGKGRIWVLWDPMAVDYEKLEKQDQYIHGKVHVMDLNIKFQFTAIYGLHTIENRKSLWRDLKNLHRRIQEPWLMMGDYNTIISLDDRINGSPVQANEIKDFRDFILDTRVNEPNYVGKNYT; translated from the exons ATGATGGAAAGGGTAACATACGTGAGGGTGCTAATAGAGAATGATATTACTAAGGAATTACCTGAAAAAGTTACTGTACCAGACCCTAAGGGTAACTATTTTACTCAACGAGTGCAGTATGATTGGAAACCTATATATTGTAATAGCTGTTTGCAAGTAGGGCATAACTGTCAGAAGAACAGGAAACAGCCAGACAATGCAAATAGAGCTAAGCCGACTATACCATACAAGCCACAAAAAAGATGGAAAGCTACAGGGATG GAGAACACCAACATTGAAATAATAGAGCAGGCACCAACTGAACAGGAGGgcataaacaaaggaaaagaaattGGACAAGGGAGTACAGGACAGGAAGAAAGTGTTATTCCTGATGAGCAGTGGCTCTCAGTGAGGAAAAAAGATGCATCAAAGGGAACAACACCAAAGAATGCCATCATATCAGTGCAGTCCCCAAATGGTTTTAATAACCTGAATGAAGAAGGGGGTGCCTTAATGACTCATCAATCACCACATAGACAAGCAAAGGGGCAAAGTAGAAGGGGAAGAGAAG GAAATAAAGTCAATCTTATTGCAATAACTGAACATAGAGTGCAACAAAGAGTGGCAATTCAGTTGATTAAGAAGATTGCTAGAAGATGGAGTTGGTGTGCAAAATATAACTCTACTGGTAAAGGTAGAATATGGGTGCTTTGGGATCCAATGGCGGTAGATTATGAGAAACTTGAAAAGCAAGACCAATACATACATGGAAAGGTGCATGTTATGGACTTGAACATTAAATTCCAATTTACTGCAATTTATGGCCTGCATACAATTGAAAATAGAAAATCATTATGGAGGGATCTTAAAAACCTACACAGGAGGATTCAAGAACCTTGGCTTATGATGGGAGACTATAACACTATTATCAGTTTGGATGATAGAATAAATGGCAGCCCTGTACAAGCAAATGAAATAAAGGACTTTAGAGATTTCATTCTGGACACAAGAGTGAATGAACCGAACTATGTGGGAAAGAATTACACTTGA
- the LOC132637459 gene encoding uncharacterized protein LOC132637459, with the protein MARPRRFKATPLDTEITSANSHEVRCKRFKVAPPEAGSASQTSSNGSDHVSIPPTHGPEYASSESDSPDDDDVPPASSGTTTSKKKSYWIVSLIDEGGTITEGRLKVRDIWSLPTGKRIIIPCNELGQPIDDAGGLLGGFMGDLGSDFSKFPMCYKSWRKVPVNYKNSIYDDIIQVHYYYIFVFFY; encoded by the exons ATGGCTAGGCCAAGAAGGTTCAAGGCTACACCACTTGATACAGAGATCACTTCTGCAAATTCTCATGAGGTTAGGTGTAAACGCTTTAAGGTTGCACCACCTGAAGCTGGTTCTGCATCACAAACTTCGTCTAATGGTAGTGATCATGTTAGCATTCCACCGACACATGGGCCTGAGTATGCTTCATCTGAATCTGATTCACCGGACGATGATGATGTCCCTCCTGCTTCTAGTGGGACTACTACAAGCAAGAAGAAGAGCTATTGGATTGTCAGTCTTATTG ATGAGGGTGGTACCATTACAGAAGGAAGACTGAAGGTGCGAGATATTTGGTCACTTCCTACGGGTAAAAGAATTATCATCCCGTGCAATGAGCTTGGCCAACCAATAGATGATGCAGGTGGTCTCTTGGGTGGCTTCATGGGAGATTTAGGCTCTGACTTTTCTAAATTTCCTATGTGTTACAAGTCATGGCGTAAGGTTCCAGTTAACTACAAGAATAGCATATATGACGACATTATACAGGTGCactattattatatttttgtatttttctatTGA